A single window of Engraulis encrasicolus isolate BLACKSEA-1 chromosome 20, IST_EnEncr_1.0, whole genome shotgun sequence DNA harbors:
- the qrfp gene encoding uncharacterized protein qrfp, with product MRPLSVPPCSSLLAPALLSVAMLVLLSPPRSDAFPQPISLLASLGDPDWEAALRQLDAPAAVGLPAMLQPYGLTRDLVPEVARLSLGEGVERSWGEQPQVVGVAQRRDLRSEDFGKRLPLGTLPEASMNLLHFQDAGEEEGERRNEALHSIAGGLQAFNREKGGFGFRFGRK from the coding sequence ATGAGGCCGTTGTCAGTCCCTCCGTGTTCGTCCCTGTtggcccctgctctgctctctgtggCCATGCTGGTTCTTCTCAGTCCTCCAAGGAGCGATGCCTTCCCCCAGCCCATCTCCTTGTTGGCCTCTCTCGGAGACCCAGACTGGGAGGCTGCCCTGCGACAGCTGGATGCACCGGCGGCGGTGGGCCTGCCTGCCATGCTCCAGCCCTATGGGCTCACCCGGGACCTGGTGCCTGAGGTGGCGCGACTGAGCCTGggtgagggggtggagaggagctGGGGGGAACAGCCGCAGGTGGTGGGGGTCGCTCAGCGGCGGGACTTGAGAAGCGAGGACTTTGGGAAACGGCTCCCGCTGGGAACGCTTCCGGAGGCTTCCATGAACTTGCTGCACTTCCAGGatgctggggaggaggagggggagaggaggaacgaGGCACTGCACTCCATCGCTGGCGGCTTGCAGGCTTTCAACAGGGAAAAGGGAGGCTTTGGCTTTCGTTTTGGCAGAAAGTGA